A single Deltaproteobacteria bacterium DNA region contains:
- the clpB gene encoding ATP-dependent chaperone ClpB, which yields MVRPDKFTQKAREALIEAQSIAVNNGQQVVELVHLLIALVKQEGGVVPALLEKIGVATKALLEQLNTEIKRIARVEGGEPYLGNSLNRVLEQARKEADKLKDDYISAEHLLLAATESKTSGGDVLRRLGVKRDTVLNALQEVRGSHRVTDDHPENRYQSLSRYGRDLTELARKGKLDPVIGRDEEIRRVLQILSRRSKNNPVLIGEPGVGKTAIVEGLARRIIDGDVPMGMKNKRIIALDLGALVAGAKYRGEFEDRLKAVLKDVTESEDVVLFIDELHTLVGAGAAEGAMDASNMLKPALARGELHCIGATTLDEYRKRIEKDAALERRFAPVLVQPPSVEDTVSILRGLKERYELHHGVRIQDSAIIAAARLSNRYITDRFLPDKAIDLIDEAGSNLRLQIDSMPTAIDDLNRRIIQLEIERQALLKETDAASKARLEKLEAELAELKEEDGALRAQWQREVDSLKLAREIKEQLDAMRTEQADAERHGNLNRAAELKYGLIPETEKRLVMAEAAAAGTSGNRMLNEEVTAEDIAKIVSRWTGIPVSRMLEAEVAKLLRIENQLGERVVGQNEALKVVGDAVRRSRAGLADPHRPIGSFLFMGPTGVGKTETARALAEFLFDDEQAMIRIDMSEYMEKHSVSRLIGAPPGYVGYDEGGQLTEAVRRRPYAVVLFDEIEKAHSDVFNALLQILEDGRLTDGQGRTVDFRNSVLIMTSNVGSAAIQQFAGNDSERMRTLATEALRQQFKPEFLNRIDEVVIFNALSEEHIKSILEIQLRHLRQLLAERNLTLELSETAKELLARAGYDPVYGARPLKRTIQRLLQNPLATALLSGQFVIGDTINVDVVDGEIVFNVKR from the coding sequence ATAGTGCGACCAGATAAGTTTACGCAAAAAGCTCGTGAGGCACTAATTGAAGCGCAAAGCATAGCTGTTAATAACGGCCAGCAAGTCGTTGAATTAGTGCATCTTCTCATAGCATTAGTGAAACAAGAAGGTGGTGTAGTACCGGCGTTGCTTGAAAAAATTGGTGTTGCCACCAAAGCACTGCTTGAACAGCTAAATACTGAAATTAAACGTATCGCTCGCGTAGAAGGGGGTGAGCCGTATTTAGGTAACTCGCTTAATCGTGTGCTTGAGCAAGCGCGTAAAGAAGCAGACAAACTCAAAGATGACTATATATCAGCAGAGCATTTATTACTGGCGGCAACTGAGAGCAAAACCTCCGGCGGCGATGTGCTACGACGATTGGGAGTAAAGCGAGATACGGTATTAAATGCGCTGCAAGAAGTACGTGGTTCGCATCGGGTAACTGATGATCATCCCGAAAACCGCTATCAATCATTGTCACGCTATGGTCGTGATTTAACTGAGCTAGCGCGCAAAGGAAAGCTTGATCCAGTTATTGGCCGCGACGAAGAAATTCGTCGCGTGCTGCAGATTTTATCGCGGCGTAGCAAAAATAATCCCGTACTTATTGGTGAACCAGGGGTTGGTAAAACCGCCATTGTCGAAGGTCTTGCACGACGAATTATTGACGGTGATGTGCCAATGGGCATGAAAAATAAGCGTATTATTGCCCTTGATCTTGGGGCTTTAGTCGCAGGCGCTAAATATCGTGGTGAATTTGAAGACCGCCTTAAAGCAGTGCTCAAAGATGTAACCGAGAGCGAAGATGTGGTCTTGTTTATTGATGAGCTGCATACCCTGGTGGGCGCTGGTGCTGCCGAAGGTGCGATGGATGCATCAAATATGCTTAAACCAGCATTGGCGCGTGGTGAATTACACTGTATTGGCGCTACTACTCTTGATGAATATCGCAAACGCATTGAGAAAGATGCCGCGCTTGAGCGTCGTTTTGCGCCGGTATTAGTGCAACCGCCGTCTGTTGAAGATACGGTGTCAATATTACGTGGGCTTAAAGAACGTTACGAATTGCATCATGGTGTACGTATTCAAGATAGTGCCATTATTGCAGCGGCGCGTTTATCTAATCGTTATATTACCGATAGGTTTTTGCCGGATAAAGCAATTGACCTTATTGATGAAGCCGGTAGTAATTTGCGCTTGCAAATTGATTCAATGCCGACGGCAATTGACGATCTTAATCGTCGTATCATTCAATTAGAAATTGAACGACAAGCATTGCTTAAAGAAACTGATGCCGCCTCAAAAGCGCGACTTGAAAAACTAGAGGCTGAACTTGCAGAACTAAAAGAAGAAGATGGCGCGCTGCGGGCGCAATGGCAACGCGAAGTTGATTCATTAAAACTTGCACGTGAAATAAAAGAACAGCTTGATGCTATGCGCACTGAGCAGGCTGATGCTGAACGACACGGCAATCTTAACCGTGCGGCTGAATTAAAATATGGCCTTATTCCTGAAACTGAAAAACGACTGGTCATGGCTGAAGCGGCGGCAGCGGGTACTAGCGGTAATCGTATGTTAAATGAAGAAGTGACTGCTGAGGATATTGCTAAAATAGTTTCGCGTTGGACGGGTATTCCAGTTTCACGTATGCTTGAAGCTGAGGTAGCTAAGCTTTTACGTATTGAAAATCAATTAGGCGAGCGCGTCGTAGGGCAAAATGAAGCTCTTAAAGTGGTTGGCGATGCTGTGCGTCGCAGTCGTGCGGGCTTAGCCGATCCCCATCGCCCGATTGGCAGTTTTTTATTTATGGGACCAACTGGGGTTGGTAAAACCGAAACTGCACGTGCATTAGCTGAATTTCTCTTTGATGATGAACAGGCCATGATCCGCATTGATATGAGCGAATACATGGAAAAACATTCAGTATCCCGGCTAATTGGTGCGCCTCCTGGATATGTCGGTTACGATGAGGGTGGCCAGTTAACCGAAGCAGTGCGCCGTCGGCCATATGCTGTTGTTTTATTTGATGAGATCGAAAAAGCGCATAGCGATGTGTTTAATGCGTTATTACAAATTTTAGAAGATGGTCGTTTAACCGATGGTCAAGGACGTACGGTTGATTTTCGCAATAGTGTTTTGATTATGACTTCAAATGTTGGTTCAGCAGCGATACAGCAATTTGCCGGCAATGATTCTGAACGCATGCGTACTTTAGCTACTGAAGCTCTGCGGCAACAATTTAAGCCCGAGTTTCTTAATCGTATAGATGAGGTCGTAATTTTTAACGCGCTCAGCGAAGAACACATCAAAAGCATTCTCGAAATTCAACTTAGACACCTGCGCCAGCTATTAGCAGAGCGCAATTTAACGCTTGAGCTAAGTGAAACTGCAAAAGAGTTGCTGGCTCGGGCTGGTTACGACCCGGTGTATGGTGCTCGTCCACTAAAGCGAACTATTCAAAGATTATTACAGAATCCCTTGGCAACAGCTTTACTTAGTGGCCAGTTTGTTATTGGTGATACTATTAATGTTGATGTTGTTGATGGTGAAATTGTATTTAACGTGAAGCGTTAA